In Methanosphaera sp. ISO3-F5, a genomic segment contains:
- a CDS encoding ATP-dependent helicase, whose product MISEEKYIELIENVLGITVEDNLNQKEAILSSLDEDQYIVAGPGSGKTTVLVLKILKYVFVDGLNFENIIVTTFTKKAAKEIKERIVNWHYLLCKQLNIDESLNLNNFLIGTLDSIAEELISDYVDVEVIDNFTASAIMMQNLLTDERNNDKKLKQFTKNLRGNMGGVSTSEINNLIQTIKERIYYDLLDFDLLRRNAGREQILYDILEDYINQLESRNVMDYAMLENKFYEILSTNTIERLNNISVLLIDEYQDTNLLQEGIYFKITEYVKKNNGNITVVGDDDQSLYRFRGATISLFTNYVKRISSKLNVSPKTIFLEVNYRSTKAVIDFTNDFIHLDDKYQMSRTTNKPYISTSNTTENGLPIMGMFRNNIEELSTDLSNLIYDLKLGNDYIVDRNGIKYNISTKNTNPSIAVLLNSPKEISAFNKKRLPFYIRETLSYKDENIGVFNPRGQSIETTDIVSLICGLILLSIDPNSTTEKQLDNLPPHTKNSLKTWRKYAQEYIETVNKKLPTYYDEINLNMLLEDIHEECSILLEESNENVIYHDIIMETISQTNNAINNDGFLSVNQVFWHILVPIASGAIEIDDDMFDVSLEENINIMSIHQSKGLEFDVVIVDVGSDIVNNNPGMAFKRFPKNGGITYNLEKYLKITNEEDNISGLDKAFNDLIRKYFVAYTRAKSILILVGLNSMRYGYKGDFQDKIEIPNIATGWTRDKVWHWDSLDNLFSI is encoded by the coding sequence ATGATTTCTGAAGAAAAATATATTGAACTTATTGAAAATGTATTAGGTATTACTGTAGAAGATAATTTAAATCAGAAAGAAGCAATATTATCTTCATTGGATGAAGATCAATATATTGTTGCTGGTCCGGGTAGTGGTAAGACTACTGTTCTTGTTTTAAAGATTTTGAAGTATGTCTTTGTTGATGGTTTAAATTTTGAAAATATTATTGTAACTACTTTTACTAAAAAGGCAGCTAAAGAAATTAAAGAAAGAATTGTTAATTGGCATTATCTTTTATGTAAACAATTAAATATTGATGAATCTTTGAATTTAAATAATTTTCTTATAGGCACTTTAGATAGTATTGCTGAAGAATTAATCTCAGATTATGTTGATGTTGAAGTTATAGATAATTTTACAGCATCTGCTATAATGATGCAAAATTTACTAACTGATGAACGTAATAATGATAAGAAATTAAAGCAATTTACAAAAAATTTAAGGGGTAATATGGGTGGTGTCAGTACTTCTGAAATTAATAATTTAATTCAAACTATTAAAGAACGAATTTATTATGATTTATTGGATTTTGACTTACTTCGAAGAAATGCTGGTCGTGAACAAATATTGTATGATATTTTGGAGGATTATATTAATCAGTTAGAGTCAAGAAATGTTATGGATTATGCAATGCTTGAGAACAAATTTTATGAAATTCTTTCTACTAATACTATTGAAAGATTAAATAATATTTCAGTACTACTTATTGATGAATATCAGGACACTAATCTGTTGCAAGAGGGCATATATTTTAAAATTACAGAATATGTTAAAAAGAATAATGGTAATATTACTGTTGTGGGGGATGATGATCAATCCTTGTACCGTTTTAGGGGAGCTACAATATCATTATTCACGAATTATGTTAAAAGAATTTCCTCAAAATTAAATGTAAGTCCTAAAACAATCTTTTTAGAAGTTAATTACAGGTCTACTAAGGCGGTAATTGATTTTACTAATGATTTTATTCATTTGGATGATAAGTATCAGATGTCACGTACTACTAATAAACCATATATTTCTACAAGCAATACCACTGAGAATGGTCTTCCTATTATGGGAATGTTTAGAAATAATATTGAAGAATTGTCCACGGATTTATCTAATTTGATTTATGATTTAAAATTGGGGAATGATTATATTGTGGATAGAAATGGTATAAAGTATAATATTTCAACAAAAAATACCAACCCATCTATAGCAGTACTTCTTAATTCACCAAAAGAAATAAGTGCATTCAATAAAAAACGATTACCCTTTTATATAAGAGAAACTTTATCATATAAAGATGAAAATATAGGGGTATTTAATCCACGAGGTCAAAGTATTGAAACAACAGATATTGTATCATTGATATGTGGTTTAATCCTATTAAGCATAGATCCAAATTCAACTACTGAAAAACAATTAGATAATCTTCCACCACATACAAAAAATTCACTAAAAACATGGAGAAAATATGCTCAAGAATACATTGAAACAGTGAATAAGAAGTTACCAACATATTATGATGAAATTAATCTAAACATGTTGCTTGAAGATATACATGAGGAATGTTCCATTTTATTAGAAGAATCTAATGAAAATGTAATTTATCATGATATTATCATGGAAACAATTTCTCAAACAAACAATGCAATTAATAATGATGGATTTTTATCAGTTAATCAAGTATTTTGGCATATACTTGTTCCAATAGCTTCGGGTGCTATTGAAATAGATGATGATATGTTTGATGTTAGTCTGGAAGAAAATATTAATATAATGTCAATTCATCAATCAAAAGGTTTAGAATTTGATGTTGTAATTGTTGATGTAGGTTCGGATATTGTTAATAATAATCCTGGAATGGCTTTTAAAAGATTTCCTAAAAATGGTGGAATAACATACAACTTAGAAAAATATCTTAAAATAACTAACGAAGAAGATAATATTAGTGGATTAGATAAAGCGTTTAATGATTTAATTAGAAAATATTTTGTAGCATATACTCGCGCAAAATCAATATTAATACTTGTTGGATTAAATAGTATGCGTTATGGATATAAGGGCGATTTTCAGGATAAAATTGAAATACCTAATATAGCTACAGGATGGACTCGTGATAAAGTATGGCATTGGGATTCTTTAGATAATTTATTCAGTATTTAA
- a CDS encoding 2,3-diphosphoglycerate synthetase, giving the protein MAQNKVLCLVDGEHYFPVTKSAVDKIESKGYDVKLLLFIGGTEKLRDNNVETISEIFNKPVIFGQDHKKIPYDLIEQAIIDYDVDYVFDLSDEPVVNYSKRFKIATVVLQHNVPYKGPDFEFKPLKEYDVLENPSYKILGTGKRIGKTAVSAYTARLINTEDKYDPCIVAMGRGGPEVPEVVHGDEIKLTPQYLMEQSDMGKHAASDHWEDALLSRVLTVGCRRCAGGMVGQVYITNMVDGAKLTNDLNTNLIAIEGSGSAIPPIKTDKNIVLVGANQPIETITEYFGPFRIKLADLIIITMCDEQICSKEKLDNLMEEIKNINPDAEIIPTIFRPYPVESIKNKNVLFATTAPESVQHLLKEYLEDNFDCNVVAISSNLSNRPLLQEDIDKNIDNVDIMLTEIKAAAIDVATKVALNKGLEVVYCDNIPIPINDDYDLDNAIMNIVHRAVNDFNS; this is encoded by the coding sequence ATGGCACAAAATAAAGTTCTATGTTTAGTGGATGGTGAACATTATTTTCCAGTAACAAAATCTGCAGTAGATAAGATAGAGTCAAAAGGATATGATGTTAAATTATTATTATTTATAGGTGGAACAGAAAAGCTTAGAGACAATAATGTTGAAACAATATCTGAAATATTTAATAAACCAGTAATATTTGGACAAGATCATAAAAAAATTCCATATGACTTAATTGAACAAGCTATAATTGATTATGATGTGGATTATGTCTTTGATTTATCGGATGAACCAGTAGTTAATTATTCAAAAAGATTTAAAATCGCAACAGTGGTATTGCAACATAATGTACCATATAAAGGTCCTGATTTTGAGTTTAAACCATTAAAAGAATATGATGTACTTGAAAATCCTTCATATAAAATATTAGGGACAGGTAAAAGAATTGGAAAAACTGCAGTCAGTGCATATACTGCTAGATTGATAAATACTGAAGATAAGTATGATCCATGTATTGTTGCTATGGGACGAGGCGGTCCGGAAGTTCCAGAAGTTGTTCATGGGGATGAAATAAAATTAACACCTCAATATCTTATGGAACAATCGGATATGGGAAAACACGCTGCTTCTGATCATTGGGAAGATGCATTATTAAGTAGGGTTTTAACAGTTGGTTGCAGACGTTGTGCTGGAGGTATGGTTGGACAAGTTTACATAACAAATATGGTTGATGGAGCAAAGTTAACAAATGATTTAAACACTAATTTAATTGCAATAGAAGGAAGTGGGTCAGCAATTCCTCCAATTAAAACAGATAAAAATATAGTATTAGTGGGAGCTAATCAACCTATTGAAACAATAACAGAATATTTTGGGCCGTTTAGAATTAAATTAGCTGATTTAATAATTATAACTATGTGTGATGAACAAATTTGTTCTAAAGAAAAATTAGATAACTTAATGGAAGAAATTAAGAATATTAATCCGGATGCAGAAATTATTCCTACAATTTTCAGGCCTTATCCTGTTGAATCTATCAAAAATAAGAATGTATTGTTTGCAACAACTGCTCCTGAATCAGTACAACATTTGTTAAAAGAATATCTTGAAGATAATTTCGATTGTAATGTTGTTGCAATATCATCTAATTTATCTAATAGGCCTCTTTTACAGGAAGATATTGATAAGAATATAGATAATGTTGATATAATGTTGACAGAAATAAAAGCAGCAGCCATAGATGTTGCTACAAAAGTTGCATTAAATAAAGGTTTAGAAGTGGTATACTGTGATAACATACCTATTCCAATTAATGATGATTATGATTTGGATAATGCAATAATGAATATTGTTCATAGAGCTGTTAATGATTTTAACAGTTAA
- the thsA gene encoding thermosome subunit alpha: MVQNTQQPLIVLADGSTRTVGSQATRNNIMAAKLLSNVLITTLGPRGMDKMLVNTIGDVKITNDGYTVLKETEPDHPAAKMIVDLSKTQEEDYGDGTTTVVVIVGELLKQAEKLIDQGIPISTIVKGFEAAKNKALEVLDDIAIDVSKEELINIARTSMSGKGSFTNLDSMASKLVTVLMDLIEKDAIDKDMIKIRKIHGKGTANTEITESVTVDKEVLEPEMPHDIKNAKICLLQYPIDARELQNSAKIKLTTPGEYQAYLDKEEEMLEEEVQKIVESGANVLFNNKKISDLGQHFLTKHGIMAAKRVKSGDLERLAKATGANIVNNIRELTSDDIGEAGHVYEREVYEDREYIFVEDCKNAGTLNIIVRGSTKHITDLLERAIEDAIGAVTQTIKNNKALPGGGASDMAVAKALRKYAESFTDKQQLVIKAYAEALEQIPLALAKNAGMDTIDVLTELTAAQEKSTNMGVNVIKREITDMTEDKILDSQSAKKSMMDSCTEIAAEVLRIDDVVASRPETPVGGDMPGTPNPYL; the protein is encoded by the coding sequence ATGGTACAAAATACCCAACAACCATTAATAGTTCTCGCTGATGGTTCAACAAGGACAGTTGGAAGTCAAGCAACAAGAAATAATATAATGGCTGCAAAACTATTATCCAACGTATTAATTACAACATTAGGTCCAAGAGGAATGGACAAAATGTTAGTAAACACTATTGGTGACGTAAAAATAACCAATGACGGTTACACAGTTTTAAAAGAAACTGAACCAGATCATCCTGCTGCAAAAATGATAGTAGACTTATCAAAAACACAGGAAGAAGACTATGGTGATGGAACAACAACAGTAGTAGTAATAGTTGGAGAATTATTAAAACAAGCAGAAAAATTAATTGACCAAGGAATACCTATATCAACAATAGTTAAAGGTTTCGAAGCAGCAAAAAACAAAGCATTAGAAGTATTAGATGATATAGCAATTGATGTTAGTAAAGAAGAACTAATTAACATTGCAAGAACTTCAATGTCAGGAAAAGGATCATTCACAAATCTTGATTCAATGGCATCCAAATTAGTCACAGTATTAATGGACTTAATCGAAAAAGATGCAATAGATAAAGACATGATAAAAATCAGAAAAATCCATGGTAAAGGAACAGCAAATACAGAAATAACAGAATCAGTAACTGTTGATAAAGAAGTTCTAGAACCAGAAATGCCACATGACATAAAAAATGCAAAAATCTGTTTACTCCAATATCCTATTGATGCAAGAGAACTACAAAACAGTGCAAAAATCAAACTAACAACACCTGGAGAATATCAAGCATACCTTGATAAAGAAGAGGAAATGTTAGAAGAAGAAGTACAAAAAATAGTTGAATCAGGAGCAAATGTTTTATTCAACAATAAAAAAATCAGTGATCTTGGACAACACTTCCTAACAAAACATGGAATCATGGCAGCAAAAAGAGTAAAATCTGGCGACCTTGAAAGATTAGCAAAAGCTACCGGAGCAAATATAGTTAACAATATACGTGAACTCACTAGTGATGACATTGGAGAAGCAGGACACGTATATGAACGAGAAGTATACGAAGACAGAGAATACATATTCGTAGAAGACTGTAAAAATGCAGGTACTCTAAATATAATCGTAAGAGGAAGTACAAAACACATCACAGATTTACTAGAAAGAGCAATAGAAGATGCAATTGGTGCTGTAACACAAACAATCAAAAACAATAAAGCACTCCCTGGAGGAGGAGCTTCTGATATGGCAGTAGCAAAAGCATTAAGAAAATATGCAGAATCTTTCACAGATAAACAACAATTAGTAATCAAAGCATATGCTGAAGCATTAGAACAAATACCATTAGCTTTAGCAAAAAATGCAGGAATGGATACAATTGATGTATTAACTGAATTAACTGCAGCTCAAGAAAAATCAACAAATATGGGTGTAAATGTAATAAAACGTGAAATTACAGACATGACAGAAGATAAAATCCTTGATTCACAAAGCGCCAAAAAATCAATGATGGATTCATGTACTGAAATTGCAGCAGAAGTACTACGTATTGATGACGTAGTAGCATCACGACCAGAAACTCCTGTAGGAGGAGACATGCCTGGAACACCTAACCCATACTTATAA
- the hisD gene encoding histidinol dehydrogenase yields MDSTEVLQPVQEIINNVKTNKDKALHDYTLKFDKADIKELKVPEKTIEESINKISPKLRKALEDARDNISKFHKAQIPSDWTMEVKEGVKAGQIIRPLNRVGCYIPGGRAAYPSSILMTVIPAKIAGVKEIICCTPPDKEGNISDEILAAAYIAGATHIYKVGGAQAIAAMAYSTETIPSVDKIVGPGNIFVATAKKLVYGTVDIEFPAGPSEMLALIDETANPSYIATEILSQAEHDPNAATILVSTSQEVAEETVKYVEKYLEVQERKEIIKESLSKYCHILVADDIKQAINFTNTYAPEHLVIVTKDHYKTLESIHNAGSIFLGNLTPVAGGDYGSGTNHVLPTSGGARMYSGLSAESFIKKPTIQELSPEGVKNIKDMVINLAEAEGLFAHALSIKKRAEDVE; encoded by the coding sequence ATGGATTCAACAGAAGTACTACAACCAGTTCAAGAAATTATCAATAATGTTAAAACAAATAAAGATAAAGCATTGCATGATTACACACTAAAATTCGATAAAGCAGATATCAAAGAACTAAAAGTACCAGAAAAAACAATTGAAGAAAGTATAAACAAAATAAGTCCAAAATTAAGAAAAGCATTAGAAGATGCAAGGGACAACATAAGTAAATTCCATAAAGCACAAATACCATCTGATTGGACAATGGAAGTAAAAGAAGGAGTAAAAGCAGGTCAAATAATACGACCATTAAACAGAGTAGGTTGTTACATTCCTGGAGGAAGAGCAGCATACCCATCATCAATCCTAATGACAGTAATTCCAGCAAAAATTGCAGGAGTTAAAGAAATTATATGTTGTACACCTCCAGATAAAGAAGGTAATATAAGCGATGAAATATTAGCTGCAGCATACATTGCAGGAGCAACACATATCTACAAAGTTGGAGGAGCTCAAGCTATAGCAGCAATGGCATATTCAACAGAAACAATACCTTCAGTGGATAAAATAGTAGGACCTGGAAACATATTTGTCGCAACAGCTAAAAAATTAGTATATGGAACAGTAGATATAGAATTTCCGGCAGGACCATCCGAAATGCTTGCTTTAATAGATGAAACAGCAAATCCCTCATATATTGCTACAGAAATTCTATCACAAGCAGAACATGATCCTAATGCAGCAACAATACTAGTATCTACTTCACAGGAAGTAGCAGAAGAAACAGTTAAATATGTGGAAAAATATCTTGAAGTACAAGAAAGAAAAGAAATAATAAAAGAATCATTATCTAAATATTGTCATATATTAGTTGCTGATGATATTAAACAAGCAATAAACTTCACTAATACTTATGCTCCAGAACATTTAGTTATTGTAACCAAAGATCATTATAAAACATTAGAATCAATACATAATGCAGGTTCAATATTCTTAGGAAATTTAACACCAGTAGCTGGTGGAGATTATGGTTCAGGAACAAACCATGTACTTCCAACTAGTGGAGGCGCAAGAATGTACTCTGGTTTATCAGCAGAATCATTCATTAAAAAACCAACAATACAAGAATTATCTCCAGAAGGAGTTAAAAATATTAAAGACATGGTAATTAACCTAGCAGAAGCAGAAGGTTTATTTGCTCATGCATTATCTATTAAAAAAAGGGCAGAGGATGTTGAATAA
- the aspS gene encoding aspartate--tRNA(Asn) ligase, with protein MTDIFEKCKRTHYSSEISPELAGETVKVTGWVHEIRDLGGIVFVLIRDKKGITQLTAPSKKLSEEMMADVRAARKETIITVTGTVQESGKAPNGVELIPSNIDIINVSQLPLPLDTTEKVDAEMDTRLDARFMDLRKHDVSAIFKIKNEMLHTVRNYFYDNDFTEITTPKLVASATEGGTELFPITYFEKEAFLGQSPQLYKQMMMATGLDNVFEIGQIFRAEEHDTLRHLNEALSIDAEMSFRSQEDVMDLLENLIKNILNNLQEKCAPELEDLGHELDVPSGAFPVVPYEEVIDIVNSQDVEMEYGEDLNRAAEKVLGETMGSYYFITEWPTAIKPFYVMPKSDNPEKSTAFDLMYRDLELSSGSQRIHDYDLLYSQIEAKDLNPDSFEKYLQAFKYGMPPHSGWGMGADRLTMVLTGAKNIRETVLFPRDRRRLTP; from the coding sequence GTGACAGACATATTTGAAAAATGTAAAAGAACTCATTATTCATCAGAAATTTCCCCAGAATTAGCTGGAGAAACAGTTAAAGTAACAGGATGGGTACATGAAATAAGAGATCTTGGTGGAATAGTATTTGTATTAATAAGAGACAAAAAAGGAATCACACAACTAACAGCACCAAGTAAAAAATTATCTGAAGAAATGATGGCAGATGTAAGAGCTGCAAGAAAAGAAACAATCATCACAGTAACAGGTACAGTACAAGAATCTGGAAAAGCACCAAATGGTGTTGAATTAATTCCATCAAACATAGATATAATCAATGTATCTCAATTACCATTACCATTAGACACTACAGAAAAAGTAGATGCAGAAATGGATACTAGATTAGATGCACGTTTCATGGATTTAAGAAAACATGATGTAAGTGCAATATTCAAAATCAAAAATGAAATGTTACACACAGTACGTAACTATTTCTATGACAATGACTTCACAGAAATAACAACACCTAAACTAGTAGCATCTGCAACAGAAGGTGGAACAGAATTATTCCCAATCACATACTTTGAAAAAGAAGCATTCCTTGGACAAAGTCCTCAATTATATAAACAAATGATGATGGCAACAGGATTAGACAATGTATTTGAAATAGGACAAATCTTCAGAGCAGAAGAACATGATACATTAAGACACTTGAACGAAGCATTATCTATAGATGCAGAAATGTCTTTCAGAAGTCAAGAAGATGTAATGGATTTATTAGAAAATTTAATTAAAAACATATTAAACAATCTACAAGAAAAATGTGCTCCAGAATTAGAAGATTTAGGACATGAATTAGATGTTCCTTCAGGTGCATTCCCAGTAGTTCCATATGAAGAAGTAATTGACATAGTAAACAGTCAAGATGTTGAAATGGAATATGGGGAAGACTTAAACAGAGCAGCAGAAAAAGTTCTTGGAGAAACAATGGGCAGTTACTACTTCATAACAGAATGGCCAACAGCAATAAAACCATTTTATGTAATGCCAAAAAGTGACAATCCTGAAAAAAGTACTGCTTTCGACTTAATGTACAGAGATTTAGAATTATCAAGTGGTTCTCAACGTATACATGACTATGATTTATTATACAGTCAAATTGAAGCTAAAGATTTAAATCCTGATTCATTCGAAAAATATTTACAAGCATTCAAATATGGTATGCCACCACATTCTGGTTGGGGTATGGGTGCAGACAGGTTAACAATGGTTTTAACCGGTGCAAAAAACATTAGGGAAACAGTACTATTCCCTAGAGATAGAAGACGACTAACTCCATAA
- a CDS encoding exonuclease domain-containing protein — protein sequence MKNYAVLDIENPNFRQNSICAIGIILVKNNQIIKKEYSLINPEDTFDRINIDITKITPQRVKKSPTLPDYWPKIKNLLINNIVIGHNVIYDLRVLSKSLQRYNIPIPDFDYICTLSLSRKNLKLSSYKLENIAKELHIKYNPHIAIEDARAAQELFEYINKQNQISSKQVNHYHFVPKVHEKYDPKLSTNINNLYGMIRVILFEEYITEPQFALFEEWYINNKKYNQYLIFHKISLVLKTIIEKGYIEGSDKKELVNIVDFVPISSIYSKKTLKNQVLQGIIKTITADNKVTIEELTHLKEWLLRNNSLKGTYPYDKILIITETILTKAVIDFNQQEKLADTFKDLITPIKNTNETFELKSKNFSLSGEFNYGNKEDIIKILEKYGCTYKSSISNKVDYLFVGDLGSPAWKYGNMGGKIVKAQKLQDQGGKIKIISEKNLFNNLKNI from the coding sequence TTGAAAAATTATGCAGTACTAGATATAGAAAATCCAAATTTTAGACAAAACTCTATATGTGCAATAGGAATTATACTAGTTAAAAACAATCAAATTATAAAGAAAGAATACTCATTAATCAACCCAGAAGACACATTTGACAGAATAAACATTGATATAACTAAAATAACACCTCAAAGAGTAAAAAAAAGTCCTACACTACCAGATTACTGGCCAAAAATAAAAAATTTACTAATAAATAACATAGTAATTGGACATAATGTAATCTATGATTTAAGAGTACTTTCTAAATCATTACAAAGATACAATATACCTATTCCTGATTTTGATTATATATGTACATTATCTTTATCTAGAAAAAACTTAAAACTATCCTCATATAAACTCGAAAACATAGCCAAAGAATTACATATCAAATATAATCCACATATAGCAATAGAAGATGCAAGAGCAGCTCAAGAATTATTCGAATACATTAATAAACAAAACCAAATATCTTCTAAACAGGTAAACCATTATCATTTTGTTCCAAAAGTACATGAAAAATATGATCCTAAACTATCCACAAATATAAATAATCTTTATGGTATGATTAGAGTAATACTTTTTGAAGAATATATAACAGAACCCCAATTTGCTTTATTTGAAGAATGGTATATCAATAACAAAAAATACAACCAATACCTTATATTTCATAAAATAAGTTTAGTACTTAAAACAATAATAGAAAAAGGATATATTGAAGGATCAGATAAAAAAGAATTAGTAAACATAGTAGATTTTGTACCAATATCAAGTATTTATTCAAAGAAAACACTTAAAAACCAAGTATTACAAGGAATAATTAAAACTATAACCGCAGATAATAAGGTAACAATAGAAGAATTAACACATTTAAAAGAATGGTTACTCCGAAATAATTCATTAAAAGGAACTTACCCTTACGATAAAATACTTATTATAACAGAAACAATTTTAACAAAAGCAGTAATTGATTTTAATCAACAAGAAAAATTAGCAGATACATTTAAAGACTTAATAACACCAATCAAAAATACAAATGAAACTTTTGAATTAAAAAGTAAAAACTTCTCCTTATCAGGCGAATTCAACTATGGAAACAAAGAAGATATTATAAAAATATTAGAAAAATATGGATGCACATACAAATCATCAATATCTAACAAGGTGGATTATTTGTTTGTAGGAGATTTAGGAAGTCCTGCATGGAAATATGGTAACATGGGAGGAAAAATAGTCAAAGCACAAAAATTACAGGATCAAGGCGGAAAAATAAAGATAATAAGTGAAAAAAATTTATTTAATAACTTAAAAAACATTTAA
- a CDS encoding DUF5654 family protein gives MADQVHKEILKTISVLMTTAFAFVAGSAWNEAIQTLIKEFIGTSGSAVSSMLIYAVVVTIIAVVVTLFIGRLVGKAGIDIEE, from the coding sequence ATGGCAGATCAAGTACATAAAGAAATTTTAAAAACAATTTCTGTTTTAATGACAACAGCTTTCGCATTTGTAGCAGGTTCTGCATGGAATGAAGCAATTCAAACTTTAATTAAAGAATTCATTGGTACATCCGGTTCAGCTGTATCCAGTATGTTAATTTATGCTGTTGTAGTAACAATTATTGCAGTAGTTGTAACTTTATTCATTGGAAGATTAGTCGGTAAAGCAGGTATCGATATTGAAGAATAA
- a CDS encoding uroporphyrinogen decarboxylase family protein, with translation MIKINTKNNLYNSLTLNEIEWIPCTTFSAVNLTEITKKNNITFPQLHNDPEQIAKIASISHEYCGFESIALPFDLCFEAEALGCTVKLKETNTKEIIDTPFTQMEYIEIPEDFTNNARFPTLEKATKILTDNYNEEIPIIGSIVGPFTLLGQIYYEGLEGVIKQLNTNIVDVEDALYSITTGLMEEIKFYDEIGIDIIAIYEPNATQSILEPHLFKKILKPFLEELANYSKTPTVLHICGDITSTLKEVLTCGFEGISIAEKVDITYAKQIQAELNTKTRICGNISTNETLFRKTPKEIYNETLNILGKGIDILSPGCMISPNTQLKNIQAMIKARNDFCDL, from the coding sequence GTGATTAAAATTAATACAAAAAACAATTTATATAACTCATTAACATTAAATGAAATAGAATGGATACCCTGCACTACATTTTCAGCAGTAAATCTAACAGAAATAACTAAAAAAAACAATATAACTTTCCCACAATTACATAATGATCCCGAACAAATAGCAAAAATAGCCTCCATAAGCCATGAATATTGTGGATTTGAAAGTATAGCATTACCTTTTGATTTATGTTTTGAAGCAGAGGCATTAGGATGCACTGTTAAACTAAAAGAAACAAATACCAAAGAAATAATAGATACACCATTTACACAAATGGAATACATAGAAATACCCGAAGATTTTACAAATAATGCAAGATTTCCTACTTTAGAAAAAGCAACAAAAATCTTAACAGATAATTATAATGAGGAAATTCCAATAATCGGTTCCATAGTAGGACCATTCACACTCTTAGGACAAATTTACTACGAAGGTCTAGAAGGTGTTATAAAACAATTAAATACAAATATTGTTGATGTTGAAGATGCATTATATTCTATTACAACAGGTCTAATGGAAGAAATTAAATTCTATGATGAGATAGGCATTGATATCATCGCAATCTATGAACCTAATGCTACACAATCAATATTAGAACCACATTTATTCAAAAAAATATTAAAACCTTTTCTAGAAGAGTTAGCAAACTATTCAAAGACACCCACCGTATTACATATCTGTGGAGACATAACTTCTACACTAAAAGAAGTATTAACTTGTGGTTTTGAAGGAATAAGTATTGCTGAAAAGGTAGATATTACTTATGCTAAACAGATACAAGCAGAATTAAACACAAAAACTAGAATCTGTGGAAATATTTCTACTAATGAAACATTGTTTAGAAAAACTCCAAAAGAAATTTATAATGAAACATTAAATATATTAGGCAAAGGAATAGACATTCTTAGTCCAGGGTGCATGATCTCCCCAAACACACAATTAAAAAATATACAAGCTATGATAAAAGCCAGAAATGATTTTTGTGATTTATAA